TAGCCCTAGCGGGGTGGTAGTTCAGTTGGTCAGAATGCCGGCCTGTCACGCCGGAGGTCGCGGGTTCGAGCCCCGTCCACCCCGCCATCATCGCAGGCGACCCCGCTGGGGTCGCCTTTTTTATTTTTCGCCGGGTTGTAGTCTTTGCCCCGTAAACTTGAGGTTCCTGAATGCTTGACGTGTTTCGTGGTCTCGCCCAATCGTGGGTAGCGAAAATTGGCATGCTCCTGATTGGGCTCTCTTTTGTACTTTGGGGTGTGAGTGGCTATCTATTTGATCAGGGAGATTCGTCCCAGATTGTCGCCAAAGTGGATGGTGAGAAGATCAGTGGCAGCGTCTTCCAACATCGACTGCAGCAGGCCACAGAGCAATACACCCATGTCTTTGGTAGCGAGGCGGCAAGCAAGATCACGAAAACTCCTGCCTTTGCGCAGCAGGTGCTCGACGGCATGATCGACGATCTCTTGCTTGCCCATGAGGCGAACCGGTTGCACCTGCAGGTTCCTGATACCGCCCTGCGCGCCAAGATCGTAGCGATGCCAGTATTCGCTGAAAACGGAAAATTTTCGCGAGCTCGCTACAATCAGCTCCTGCATGAAAATGGGCTGACGCCGGCACAATTTGAGGCGCAATTGCGGCAGGGTATGCTGCTCGAGCAATTGCAGTCCCTACCTCAGATTCTTGCCAGTGCTTCGCCGCAAGAGGCGCAAGCGGTTTGGCAGTGGTCTCAGGAATATCGCAATGTCTATGTCCTGACGCTGGACAATAGCCAGTTTCTGCCCCAGGCCCATCCAAGCCCGGCAGAGATTCGCGCCTATTACCAGTCACATCAGGGACAGTTTCAGTTGCCGGCCGAGATACAAGTGCAGTATGTCGTTTTTGGCAAGCAGGATTTTGCCAGTGCCTCCTCTGCCAGCGGAAGTTCTCCCGAGCTGCAGTTCGAGGCGCAGGTAGATAATTTCAAGAATGTCTTATTCAGTAGTGCAAATTTGGACGCCGTGGCCAAGCAGTACCACCTGCAGGTGCAAAAAAGCACCAGCTTGCGGCAGGGTAAAACGGGAACGGGTGTTTTCGCCGATCCCAAAGCCGTTGCCTTGGCCTTCAGTGCGGCAGTGCGGGCAGGGAAAAACAGTAGCGCCCTGCGCCTTGCCAATGGCGATCTGCTAGCGGTCCATCTCGTGCACTATCAGCCCGCGCGCGCCCAAGATTTGTCGGCGGTGGAGGATCAGGTTCGTGGGATTTTGGCGCAGCAACAGGCGGAGCAGTTGCGGCAAAAGGCAGCCGCGCAACTGTTGCAGGCCGTGCAGAGGCAGCAGAGCATACAGTCCTGGCAAGCCCAGGATGCTGCGTATCTGGTGCATTATCCTGAGCTCTCCCGCCGCGCAGCGAACGGTCTGCCCTCGGCGTTGCTTGAGAAGATCTTTTTTGCCCCCGCTCCGGCGAGGGGGAAAATCAGTTCCGGATCGGTGGAAGACGCGACCGGCAGCACCCTGTATGCGGTTACCGGGGTGGTGTTACCGAGCCCAGACTTGCTGAATCCCTCGGTTCGCAGCGAGATTCAGCGATCCCTTGCCGAGCAACGCGTACGCTTGCTGAGCAGCGCCTATTTGCAAGCCTTGCGGGAGCATGCCAAGGTCAAAATTTATCAGGGGAATCTGCGCCGGGCGAGCGCCTGAGCAAGGCGCAGCCATTGAGGAACGAGCACGCCTCTTTGGCTGAGGTTTGGCAGACAGCTGGCGGCTGCACTATAATGAACCGACTGGTTGGTATTTATAAGGAGGTGTCCGTGAGTTCCGTCAAAGCCTATGCCGCACAAGCCGCCGATGTACCTTTGGCGCCCTTTCACATCGATCGCCGCGAGCCGCGCCCGGACGATGTGCA
The window above is part of the Acidithiobacillus acidisediminis genome. Proteins encoded here:
- a CDS encoding peptidylprolyl isomerase → MLDVFRGLAQSWVAKIGMLLIGLSFVLWGVSGYLFDQGDSSQIVAKVDGEKISGSVFQHRLQQATEQYTHVFGSEAASKITKTPAFAQQVLDGMIDDLLLAHEANRLHLQVPDTALRAKIVAMPVFAENGKFSRARYNQLLHENGLTPAQFEAQLRQGMLLEQLQSLPQILASASPQEAQAVWQWSQEYRNVYVLTLDNSQFLPQAHPSPAEIRAYYQSHQGQFQLPAEIQVQYVVFGKQDFASASSASGSSPELQFEAQVDNFKNVLFSSANLDAVAKQYHLQVQKSTSLRQGKTGTGVFADPKAVALAFSAAVRAGKNSSALRLANGDLLAVHLVHYQPARAQDLSAVEDQVRGILAQQQAEQLRQKAAAQLLQAVQRQQSIQSWQAQDAAYLVHYPELSRRAANGLPSALLEKIFFAPAPARGKISSGSVEDATGSTLYAVTGVVLPSPDLLNPSVRSEIQRSLAEQRVRLLSSAYLQALREHAKVKIYQGNLRRASA